From Pseudoalteromonas sp. R3, one genomic window encodes:
- a CDS encoding helix-turn-helix domain-containing protein codes for MFTDSMAVSEIGDVISKLQKKFGVSSDRALSEELGLSHSGIAMARKKETLPYAAIVLACIKKGVSLDEIFEIESKSKSNDATFNDKKPTVESSGSVRNSTEDALAALALVEEIMDDLLEPKHLDAERELIIRNKLRPMLIEKAFEHNFNEIMVKTIAEGALYMAY; via the coding sequence ATGTTTACCGATAGTATGGCGGTGTCTGAGATAGGTGATGTGATCTCAAAGCTGCAAAAGAAATTTGGTGTGAGTAGTGATCGGGCTTTGTCAGAAGAGCTTGGGCTCTCTCATAGTGGGATAGCTATGGCAAGAAAGAAAGAGACGCTTCCATACGCAGCTATAGTTTTAGCTTGCATCAAAAAGGGTGTCTCTCTTGATGAGATCTTTGAGATTGAGAGTAAAAGCAAATCAAATGACGCTACTTTCAATGACAAAAAACCAACTGTGGAATCCAGCGGTAGTGTTAGAAATAGTACCGAAGATGCATTGGCCGCATTGGCCTTAGTTGAAGAAATAATGGATGATTTGTTGGAACCAAAACACCTTGACGCGGAGCGTGAACTCATAATTCGTAATAAGTTACGGCCAATGTTAATTGAAAAAGCATTTGAGCATAACTTTAACGAAATCATGGTTAAAACCATTGCTGAGGGAGCGCTTTATATGGCCTACTGA
- a CDS encoding Mu transposase C-terminal domain-containing protein: MHPAVIKFNNLPAKVAAPTWQQASDKARSTAMARQTIVKHLLSAGTAIDAAFVRFKQNLESGLVTPALSQAIITVNKVPSRATLFNWVKAYKANGLEGLLPAHRGRGKDLPNWATRALQFYHAPTSPSFAMVADDLKAEGYKVEAHQVRRFIGSLPHELGPKSPYRMGAKLYKEAHKDFKLRSTAHIPAGFLYNGDGHTLDVYLAHHKSGNPFRYELTALQDVRSRKIVAWDLSEAENTLATLNALTTSIKKYDHLVSMFYVDNGSGYKANMMNEECIGVYAQLDIEPIFAIPGNARAKWIERFFLHMEDRVGKRFQTYCGRHEDESFKKLVLKEIKQGKRHLPTVEEWVAEFNKFLDHYHNSPHPEETGKTRQQVWDENFVQSKPPHIDFDFLPKTKVKVRRGQIQLHKRTYTADYLHQFNGQELIAGFSMTDDKTIKLHELTGELLLIAHLKTKVPAIPESRIEQRRDERTKFQLKRLDKKKHEILAQAAKTRVVDVDEVEELAADTGPLSIEHKEQTPFFEMDLNDFLVEPEQPEALELTDFAVTEDDE, encoded by the coding sequence ATGCATCCTGCTGTGATCAAATTTAATAACCTTCCTGCCAAAGTGGCTGCGCCCACCTGGCAACAGGCCAGCGATAAGGCCCGCAGTACTGCAATGGCCAGGCAAACCATAGTTAAACACCTGCTCAGCGCTGGCACTGCCATAGATGCGGCATTTGTAAGGTTTAAACAAAACCTGGAAAGCGGACTGGTTACGCCTGCTCTATCGCAAGCCATTATTACCGTTAATAAGGTGCCCAGCCGTGCAACCCTGTTTAACTGGGTAAAGGCGTACAAGGCCAATGGCCTGGAAGGGCTGTTACCAGCACACCGGGGCAGGGGCAAAGACCTGCCAAACTGGGCCACCCGCGCGCTGCAGTTTTACCATGCCCCCACATCGCCGTCGTTTGCCATGGTGGCCGACGACCTGAAAGCCGAAGGCTATAAAGTAGAGGCGCACCAGGTGCGGCGCTTTATTGGCTCGCTGCCGCACGAACTGGGCCCTAAGAGCCCGTACCGCATGGGTGCCAAGCTGTACAAAGAAGCCCATAAAGATTTTAAGTTGCGCTCTACTGCGCACATTCCGGCTGGTTTCTTATATAACGGCGACGGCCATACGCTGGATGTTTACCTGGCCCACCATAAAAGTGGCAACCCGTTTAGGTATGAGTTAACCGCACTGCAGGATGTACGCAGCCGCAAAATTGTTGCTTGGGATCTGAGCGAGGCCGAAAACACATTAGCAACCTTGAACGCCCTGACGACCTCTATCAAAAAGTACGATCACCTGGTGAGCATGTTTTACGTGGATAACGGCTCGGGCTACAAGGCCAACATGATGAATGAGGAATGCATAGGCGTGTATGCCCAGCTGGATATAGAGCCTATTTTTGCCATTCCTGGTAATGCCCGTGCTAAATGGATTGAGCGGTTTTTCCTGCATATGGAAGACCGTGTTGGCAAGCGGTTCCAGACCTACTGCGGCCGCCACGAAGACGAGAGCTTTAAAAAGCTGGTACTCAAGGAGATTAAACAGGGTAAGCGCCACCTGCCCACCGTTGAGGAATGGGTGGCCGAGTTTAATAAATTTTTAGACCACTACCACAACAGCCCGCACCCGGAGGAAACCGGCAAAACCCGTCAACAGGTGTGGGACGAGAACTTTGTGCAATCAAAGCCGCCACACATTGATTTTGATTTTCTGCCCAAAACCAAAGTTAAGGTGCGCCGTGGCCAGATCCAGTTACACAAACGTACGTACACAGCCGACTACCTGCACCAGTTTAACGGCCAGGAGCTGATAGCCGGTTTCAGTATGACCGACGACAAAACAATCAAACTCCATGAGCTAACTGGCGAATTGCTGCTCATTGCACACCTGAAAACCAAAGTGCCCGCCATTCCTGAGTCGCGCATAGAACAGCGCCGCGACGAACGCACCAAGTTCCAGCTCAAGCGGCTGGATAAGAAGAAGCACGAAATCCTGGCACAGGCCGCAAAAACCCGCGTTGTGGATGTAGACGAGGTTGAAGAACTGGCAGCCGACACCGGACCCCTGAGCATTGAGCACAAAGAGCAAACCCCGTTTTTTGAAATGGACCTGAACGACTTTCTGGTTGAACCCGAACAACCAGAGGCACTGGAGCTAACCGATTTTGCAGTAACAGAGGATGACGAATAA
- a CDS encoding AAA family ATPase, whose amino-acid sequence MTFTEHYSELQQLQTRIINNEIELFNIPATEYCNGWALESVQAVLEGKSPIDPKKVINSLWQQFFGEFDPQLFMADAPISNAYTEDDKLILARIKRRMKEKELEGQGVMSSTLATRINKSSGTISQLLNGKYAASPTKLLHEIWSILEPTDMEVQQDSKPAKSDALANIRIRYGDVPYVQTSVPKLIKMACEHAQERRRIAVVAGTAGIGKSKGAEHYRDSNDHVFMVDGDEDMTSTQVLKELADRLGISKTGGNSRLRDKIVDALKGTNKIIILDEADKCKPNALDPLRTISDRAQIGVVLIGNIQLVDKLQSQERYELIASRVCFWPRAVGELPIEDIKTLFMELSHGALPLADDSEAFWKWLHSRVEGNARMLVENVMPHVISHVRKNPNKKVDKLMLNSICATILNKQTI is encoded by the coding sequence ATGACATTTACAGAGCACTACAGCGAGTTGCAGCAGCTGCAAACCCGCATTATCAACAACGAGATTGAGCTATTTAACATACCCGCCACTGAGTATTGCAATGGCTGGGCACTGGAGAGCGTACAGGCTGTACTGGAGGGCAAAAGCCCCATTGACCCCAAGAAGGTGATCAACTCACTGTGGCAACAGTTTTTTGGTGAGTTTGACCCGCAACTGTTTATGGCAGATGCGCCTATATCCAACGCCTACACAGAGGACGACAAGCTGATCCTCGCCCGTATCAAGCGACGAATGAAGGAGAAGGAACTGGAGGGGCAGGGCGTTATGAGCAGCACCCTGGCAACCCGCATTAATAAAAGCTCGGGCACCATCAGCCAGTTGTTAAACGGCAAATACGCTGCGAGCCCTACTAAGTTGCTGCACGAGATTTGGAGCATCCTGGAGCCTACCGACATGGAGGTACAACAGGATAGCAAGCCCGCAAAAAGCGATGCCCTGGCTAATATCCGCATCCGCTATGGGGATGTGCCCTATGTACAAACATCAGTACCAAAACTAATAAAAATGGCGTGCGAACATGCCCAGGAGCGCCGGCGTATTGCCGTAGTTGCGGGCACTGCAGGCATTGGCAAAAGCAAAGGGGCGGAGCACTACCGTGACAGCAACGACCACGTATTTATGGTTGATGGCGACGAGGATATGACCTCTACCCAGGTGCTAAAGGAGCTGGCTGACCGCCTGGGCATATCCAAAACCGGTGGCAACAGCAGACTGCGCGACAAAATAGTCGACGCACTCAAAGGCACCAACAAAATCATCATCCTGGACGAGGCCGACAAGTGCAAACCCAACGCGCTCGACCCACTGCGTACTATCTCTGACCGTGCACAAATTGGTGTGGTGCTGATCGGCAATATCCAACTTGTAGACAAACTACAAAGCCAGGAGCGCTACGAGCTGATCGCCAGCCGCGTGTGCTTCTGGCCTCGTGCGGTAGGCGAACTGCCTATCGAAGATATCAAAACCTTATTCATGGAGCTAAGCCATGGCGCTTTGCCACTGGCCGATGACAGCGAAGCATTTTGGAAATGGTTGCACTCTCGCGTGGAGGGCAATGCTCGAATGCTGGTCGAAAACGTGATGCCACACGTGATCTCACATGTACGCAAGAACCCAAATAAGAAGGTCGACAAACTGATGCTGAACAGCATCTGCGCGACCATTTTGAATAAGCAAACTATCTGA
- a CDS encoding Mor transcription activator family protein, with protein MAELTIDLGVLPHGVRVYVAVLGVQKALKLLQEHQNRMFYIPAEPGPEHEFSKVFGTDLAMRIAQEHGCKSYQVPTAGKVLAQLRNRQIIEAYKAGAHVNQLVERFGLTRQHITNLVRQAEPDAAAIEDWLGQRGDGHLQQELF; from the coding sequence ATGGCTGAGCTAACAATTGACCTGGGCGTGCTGCCTCACGGTGTGCGGGTGTATGTTGCGGTGCTGGGTGTTCAAAAGGCACTAAAGCTGCTCCAGGAACATCAAAACCGGATGTTTTACATCCCCGCAGAGCCAGGACCAGAGCACGAGTTTAGCAAGGTTTTTGGTACCGACCTGGCAATGCGTATAGCCCAGGAACATGGCTGTAAAAGCTACCAGGTGCCAACCGCCGGTAAAGTGCTGGCTCAGCTACGTAACCGCCAGATCATTGAGGCGTACAAAGCCGGAGCCCATGTAAACCAACTGGTTGAGCGGTTTGGCCTGACCCGGCAGCACATAACCAACCTGGTTAGGCAGGCAGAGCCAGACGCAGCCGCCATCGAGGACTGGTTAGGCCAACGGGGAGACGGCCACCTGCAGCAAGAGCTGTTTTAA
- a CDS encoding glycoside hydrolase family protein: protein MEKLIKQLKQHEGVRLTPYTCPAGFQTIGVGRNLEQRGITEREADYLLSNDISYFTDQVRSNIDTSRCNPAREAVLINMAFNLGTSGLLNFKKTIAAVEKADWETAALEMLDSRWAVQVGKRADELAEQMQSGEWFE, encoded by the coding sequence ATGGAAAAGCTGATCAAACAACTCAAACAACATGAAGGCGTGCGCCTGACGCCATACACCTGCCCAGCAGGATTTCAAACAATTGGCGTAGGCCGCAACCTGGAACAACGCGGCATAACCGAGCGCGAAGCCGACTACCTGCTAAGTAACGACATTAGCTACTTCACTGACCAGGTGCGCTCCAACATTGATACCTCACGCTGTAACCCAGCCCGCGAAGCGGTGTTGATCAACATGGCATTTAACCTGGGCACAAGTGGCCTGCTGAATTTCAAAAAAACCATCGCCGCCGTCGAAAAAGCCGACTGGGAAACGGCCGCTTTAGAAATGTTAGACAGCCGCTGGGCCGTGCAGGTAGGTAAACGCGCCGACGAACTGGCCGAGCAAATGCAATCAGGGGAGTGGTTCGAATGA
- a CDS encoding DUF1804 family protein: MAHSAEIKNAVRHSYVNELLALSVAAVKHSVADGTARRWKAEAKANGDDWDLARTAARKATGPAGEFTQDFVEEFTIQVHETFNLIKDPESGLSLADRIKVLTQLSDTYSKVMNLSGGNKKVERRAVAAEVLKKLAAFVGKNHPDYAPQLVEILTAFGPQLVNIMDD, encoded by the coding sequence ATGGCGCATTCTGCAGAGATAAAGAATGCGGTTCGCCATAGCTACGTAAATGAGCTGCTGGCACTGTCTGTTGCGGCTGTAAAACACTCCGTAGCTGACGGAACAGCACGCCGCTGGAAAGCCGAAGCCAAGGCCAATGGCGATGACTGGGACCTGGCGCGAACGGCAGCACGCAAGGCAACCGGCCCAGCCGGAGAGTTTACCCAAGATTTTGTAGAAGAATTTACCATCCAGGTACATGAAACGTTCAACCTGATCAAAGACCCAGAAAGCGGCCTGTCGCTGGCAGACAGAATAAAGGTGCTAACCCAGCTTAGTGATACCTATTCAAAAGTGATGAATCTGAGCGGCGGAAATAAAAAGGTTGAAAGACGCGCCGTGGCAGCCGAAGTACTCAAAAAGCTGGCTGCATTTGTTGGCAAAAATCACCCCGATTATGCCCCTCAACTCGTTGAGATACTGACCGCATTTGGCCCGCAACTCGTCAATATAATGGATGACTGA